In the Agromyces flavus genome, AGGCGAACGAGGACGCCATCGACTCGGCCGAGGCCGACCGACGCGCCGCGGAAGAGGGCACGATCGGCGACGACCGAGTCTGACCCTGAGCCTTCCCGGCTACGGCGCCGACGCCTGCAATGGTCCTGCGGCCAACAGCTGCGTGATCGCGCGAAGCGGGATCGGCGCCCAGTCGGGACGGTTGCGCGTCTCGTAGATCGCCTCGTACACCGCCTTGTCGAGCTCGAACGCGGCGAGCAGGTCACGGTACTTGCTGAGATCGGTGCCGGATGCCGCGATATAACCGTCGATGAACGCCTGGCGGGCCGAGGCGGCCCACGTCCGAGCCTCGGCGGCGCGCTCGGGGTGCACGATCTCGGTCGCGCCCGCGACGTAGTCGAACGAGCGCAGCATGCCCGCCACGTCGCGCACCGGCAGGTCGGGACGGCGACGCTCGGCCATGGGCCGCATCGGCTCGCCCTCGAAGTCGAGCAGGAGCCATCCGCGCTCGGGGGAGAGGATCACCTGGCCGAGGTGCAGGTCGCCGTGGATGCGCTGCAGCTGCGGCCACGCTCCCTGCGTCGCGCGTGCGTAGTACTCCGCGATCGCGGCGCGGTGCGGCTCGAGCGCCGGTACCTCGGCGACGCCGATGGTCAGGCGCCGCTGCCACGCCTCGTCGATCGCCGCGATGAGCTCCGCCGACGCGCGCTCGCGCGGGAACGCGCCACCGAGCGAGCGGTGCACCTCAGCGACGGCGACCCCGAGGGCGCGTGCGTCGTCGGCGAAGTCGCGGCCGCCGGCGGCGGCGAGGAGTGCCACCCGCCAGGCGTCCTCGACGCCCGGCAGGAACTCCTGCGCGAACGCCAGGTGGCCGCGCGCGCGTCCGTCGGGGCGGCCGACGTCGTCCCACTCGCCGACCACGTCGCCCACGCTCGGCGGCACATGCGGCGAACCGGATGCCGCGAGCGCCGTCTGCAGCGTCACGTCGGGGTTGTCGCCGTGGTGGAGCTGGCGGAACACCTTGCAGATGAGGGGCGCCGCGCCATCCGGCCGGTAGATGATCGACGTGTTGGACTGCTCGCCGCCGAGCACGCTCGCGGGCACGTGCGGACCCGGCCGCGCGGCATCCGGAGCACCCGAGTAGTGGCCGACGGCCGTGGCGCCGTGCGCGACCGCGCGCCGCTCGTGCACGATGAGGTCGAGCAGCACGTCGGTGAAGGCCGCGTCGTGCGGGCCGTCGTAGAGGTGCGTGCCGTCGTCGAGGGCCGCGATGAGGTGAGCGGATGCCTCCGGCGCGGCCGCCGCGCGTTCCACGACGGGAACCTGGTAGAGCACGGGCGGTTCCGTCGCGTCATCCATGAGCAGCATCGACCACACGCGGACCCCGGACTCGGCTGACGGCAGCTCCCACTCGCCGATGCGGCGCAGCCGCGGGGCGTGGCCCTTGCCGCCGTACCAGCGTTGCGCCGGCATCCACTCGGCGATCGCGGCCACGGCGCTGTCCATGGTCTGAACAGTAGGGCCGCGCATCAGCGAAGTCGAGGAACGACGCGGGTCATGACGCCTCGTGGCGTGGGCGCGCGGCCCGGCGGCGAGCGCGCGGCTCGTCGAGCCCCATGACGACGCGCGTGCGCTTGCGCTCGACCACGATGAAGAGGGTGCCGATCAGCCACAGCGGGACCTGGGTGAGGAACGCGATGCGGAACGCGTCGAGCGTGTACGTCGCGGGCGTGCCGGCGCCCTGCGCGTCCATCGCGATGCCGATGAGGAGGATGGCGAGGAGCGCCGCGAGGAATCCGCCGACGTTCGTGATGCCCGTCGCCGTGCTCAGCCGGTGGCTCGGGTTGAAGGTGCGTGCGTGATCGAACCCGATCATCGACCCGGGGCCGCCGGTGCTCATCGCGAAGGCGAGCACGAACAGCAGCCAGAGCGGGGCCGGGCCCGGCCAGGCGATGACGACGAGCCATGCCGCGACCTGGATCCCGATCACGGGCAGCACGAGCAGTCGCGAGCGGCGATACGGGTGCCGGGTCGAGAGCGCCCCGATGACCGGTCCGACCAGGATGCCGAACACCACGTAGACCGTGAACAGCAACGACGCCATCGCGGTCGTCAGCCCCTCGCCCACGGTCAGGAAGGGGAAGCCCCACAGCAGTACGAACGCCGTGCCCGAGAACGGGGTCGTGAAATGCGACCAGAACGCGAGGCGCGTGCCCGGGTGGGCCCACGACTCGCGGAACCCCTGGCGCAGGTCGGCCGACGAGCGCACGGCATGGATGGCGCCGGTCGTCGTGTCGACGGAGACGTCCGCGGTTCGGCCCGGCGGTCGGTTGCGGATGACCGCGAACGTGAGGATCGTGAACAGCGCCCCGAGCCCCGCCAGTGAGCCGAATGCGACCGACCAGCTCGTCGCGTGCAGCAGCGCCGCGAGTGGGAGCACCGCGAGGATCTGCCCCGACTGGCCGATGAGTCCCGTCAACTGCACCAGCAGGGGCGCCTGTCGTTCGGGGAACCAGACCGCCACCACGCGCAGCACGCTCGGGAACACGGCGGCGTCGCCCGCGCCGAGTAGCATGCGGGCGGCGATCGCCCATGCGACATCGGGGGCGAACGCCAGCGTGAACTGGCCGATCGCCATGAGCGCCATGCCGATGGTGATGATCGGGCGGGCGCCGAACCGGTCGAGCAGCAGGCCGACCGGGATCTGCATTCCGCCGTACACGGCGAGCTGGATGACAGCGAACATCGACAGCGTCGAGGCATCCGCGTCGAACCGCACCGCCGCGTCGACGCCGACGGCCGAGAGCGACGAGCGGTTCGTGATCGAGACGATGTACGCCGCGACCCCGACGCCCCACACCAGCCACAGTCGCCACGCGGGCGTGCTGGAGATGGGGGCAGGGATGGTCACGTCACTTCGAGGCTACCGTCTGGCTCGTGCGCGGCTGACCCGTTGACGGGAGGCGGGGCGAGACACGGGGCGTTCATGGCGTTGACGACGATCGCCCCGTCCGCCGACCTGCGAGGGGGACGGCGATCGGGGCGATCGGAGTGCGCGAACCGCCCGATCAGGCCAGCGGCGCGTCGGTCGCTGCCGGCTCGCTCGCGACGACCTCGCGCGGGGAACGGCCCTCGACGGCCGCGGGGTCGCCCTCGGCGCCGAACTCGGCGTCGAGGTCGTAGGCGGCCTGCTCGAACTGCGAGTTGTACAGCCGGTAGTAGGCGCCCTTGGCACTGATCAGCTCGTCGTGCGAACCCTGCTCGACGATGTCGCCGTGCTCCATCACGAGGATGAGGTCGGCGTCGCGGATCGTCGAGAGGCGGTGCGCGATCACGAACGACGTGCGGCCCTGTCGCAGGGCGGCCATCGCGTGCTGCAGCAGCAGCTCGGTGCGCGTGTCGACCGAGCTGGTCGCCTCGTCGAGGATCAGCACGCTCGGCTGCGCGACGAATGCCCGCGCGATGGTGATGAGCTGCTTCTCACCGGCGGAGACGTTCGAGGCGTCCTCGTCGAGCACGGTGTCGTAGCCCTCGGGCAGCGAATGGACGAACCGGTCGACGTAGGTCGCCTTCGCCGCATCCACGATCTCGTCGTCGGTCGCCGATTCGCGCCCGTAGCGGATGTTGTCGCGGATGGTGCCGCCGAACAGCCACGGGTCCTGCAGCACCATGCCCGTGCGAGCCCGCACGTCGTGCCGCGTCAACTCGGCGATGTCCTGCCCGTCGATGAGGATCCGGCCGCCGTCGAGTTCGTAGAACCGCATGATCAGGTTGACGAGCGTGGTCTTGCCGGCACCGGTCGGTCCGACGATCGCGACCGTCTGGCCGGGCTCGACGCGGAACGAGAGGTCGCGGATGAGCGGGCGGTCGGGCGTGTACGAGAACGACACGTGGTCGAACTCGATGACCCCGCGACCGTCGACGACCTCGGGCGCATCGGCGGCGTCGGGGTCCTGCTCGTCGGCGTCGAGCAGCTCGAACACGCGCTCGGCCGACGCCGTGCCGGACTGCACGACGGCGGCCATTCCGCCGAGCTGCGAGAGCGGCTGCGTGAACTGCTGCGAGTACTGGATGAACGCCTGCACGTCGCCGAGCCGCAACTGGCCGCTCGCCACCATGAGCCCGCCGATCACCGCGATGCCGACGTAGGTGAGGTTCCCGATGAACATCATGCCGGGCATGATGATGCCCGCGAGGAACTGCGCCTTGAACGCCGCCTCGTAGAGCTCCTCGTTCTCGGCGCGGAACTTCTCGCTCGAGTCGCGCTCGCGACCGAACACCTTGACCAGCGCGTGACCCGAGAACGATTCCTCGACGCGGGCGTTGAGCCGACCGACCTTCTTCCACTGGATGCCGAAGGCGGCCTGCGACTTCGGCCCGATGATGCCGAAGATGACGCCCATGAGCGGCAGCGCGACGAGCGCGACGAGCGAGAGCTGCCACGAGATCGAGAACATCATCACGAGCACGCCGATCACGGTGAGGATGCTCGTCAGCGCGCTCGAGAGCGACTGCTGCATCGTCTGCGTGATGTTGTCGATGTCGTTGGTGACGCGGGAGATGAGCTCACCGCGCTGCGTGCGGTCGAAGTAGCTGAGCGGCAGTCGGTGGATCTTGGCCTCGACCTGCTCGCGCAGCCCGTACATCGCGCGGACCATGATCACGTTGATGACGTAGCCCTGGATCCACGACAGGATCGATGCGCCCACGTAGAGCAGCAGCACGATGATCACGACGCGGCTCAGCGCGACGAAGTCGATGCCCTCGCCGGGCGTCAGGGTGGCCGCACCGACGATGTTGGCCAGGTCGTCCTGGCCCGTCGCGCGGAGCTGTTCGACGACCTGCTCCTGCGAGACGCCGGCGGGCAGCTGCGCCGAGATGACGCCCTCGAAGATGAGGTTCGTCGCCTCGCCGAGCACCCTGGGCGCGATCACGGTCATGACCACGCCGATCGCGCCGAGCAGCGAGACGAACGCGAACAACCACTTCCACGGCGCGAGCAGGCCGATCATGCGTCGGAAGCTGCGACCGAAGTCCTGCGCCTTGCCGGGCGCGATGGCATTCCAGTCGCCCGAGTTGACGCGCGCCTCCTCGGCGAGCTGCTGCTCCTCCATCTCCTCGACGGTGAGCTCGGTCGCCGGGCTCACTCCCGGCGCCGCTTCGGGAAGGCGGGCGGCGCGGCGGCCGCGGGGGGTCTTGGACTCGCCGCTCATGCCTGAGCCTCCACTCCGAGCTGGGATTCCACGATCTCGCGATAGGTCTGGCACGTCTCGACGAGCTCCTCGTGCCGACCGAGCCCGACGACGCGGCCGTCGTCGAGCACGACGATCCGGTCGGCGTCGGTGATGGTCGACACGCGCTGCGCGACGACCACCTTCGTCACGTCGGGGAGTTCGCGCCACAGCGCCTGCCTGAGTCTCGCGTCGGTCGTCAGGTCGAGGGCCGAGAACGAGTCGTCGAAGACGAGGATGTCGGGCTGGTGCACGATCGCACGTGCGATCGCAAGCCGCTGCCGCTGGCCGCCCGACACGTTGGTGCCGCCCTGCGAGATGCGTGCGCCGAGGCCGCCCTCCATCTCGGCCACGAAGTCGCGACCCTGGGCGATCTCGAGCGCGTGCCAGAGCTCGGCGTCGGTCGCCTCCTCGCGACCGAAACGCAGGTTCGACTCGACGGTGCCCGCGAACAGGAACGGCCGCTGCGGCACGAGCCCGATCGTCTTCCACAGCGCCTCGAGGTCGGCCTCGCGCACGTCGACTCCGTTGACCATCACGTTGCCGCCGGTCGCGTCGAACAGGCGCGGGATGAGCGAGACCAGCGTGGTCTTGCCGGCGCCGGTCGATCCGACGATCGCGAGCGTCTCGCCGCGCTCGGCGCGGAACGAGATGCCGTCGAGCACCGCGTGCTCGGCGCCCGGGTACTGGAACGACACGTCTCGGAACTCGACCGTGCCCTGCTCGGGGAACGAGCCGGCGCCCTGCTCGGGCCGGGGCAGCGTCGACTCGGTCGACAGCACCTCGCTGATGCGCTCGGCCGACACCGCGGCGCGCGGGATCATGATGGTCATGAAGGCGGCCATCAGCACGCCGCCGAGGATGATCCCGACGTACTGCATGAAGGCGAAGAGCGTGCCGATCTCGGTGGTGCCCTCGTCGACCTGGGCGGCGCCGAACCAGATCACGCCGACCACGGTCACGTTCAGCACCAGCATGAACAGCGGGAAGAGCGTGATGAACAGCGTGCCGACGCGCCGGCCGACATCCATGATGTCGCGGTTGGCGACCTCGAAGCGCTCCTGCTCGATCGGCTCGCGGACGAACGCGCGGATGACGCGGATGCCCGTGAGCTGTTCGCGCAGCACGCGGTTCACGGCGTCGAGCCGCTTCTGGTAGTTGCGGAACAGCGGCACCATGCGGCCGATGACGAGCGCGGCCACCACGAGGATCGTGACGACCGACACCCAGATCAGCCAGCTCAGCCCGACATCCTGGCGCAACGCCATGACGATGCCGAAGATCGCCATCAGCGGCGCGCTGACGAGCATGGTCGCGCCCGTCATCGCGAGCATCTGCACCTGCTGCACGTCGTTGGTGTTGCGGGTGATCAGCGACCCGGGCCCGAAGCGCGACACCTCGCGCTCGGAGAACGCGCTCACCTTGTCGAACACGTCGTTGCGGATGTCGCGGCCGGCCCGCATCGCGACCTTGGCGGCGAAATACGTGGCGATGATCGCCGCGACGATCTGGCCGAGCGAGATGGTCAGCATGACCATGCCCGTGGACCAGATGTACGCGGTGTCGCCCTTGGCGACGCCGTCGTCGATGATGTCGGCGTTGAGCTGGGGTAGGGCCAGGGTCGCGGCGACCGACGCGACCTGGAAGAGGAGCACTCCGGCGAGGAGCCACCGGTAGGGCTTGAGATAGCGGATGAGGAGTCTGCCGAGCATGGGGTCCCCGAATTCGGAGCGATGTGGTGGATGACGCGCGAAGCGACCGCGCAGCACGCGTCGCCGGGGCGAACCCGGCGTTGCGCTCGTTCAGTCTGCATCCAAGCGCGAGCCACCGACATCCGTCTGAGGGCTGATATCGCTCAGGGCGGAATCCGAATCGGAGGGATCCGTCCGGCGAGCGGCCTCGGCCTCTCGCCGGACACGACGATGGGGCGCGCACCCCCGCGGTACGCGCCCCATCCGCCGAACAACCGGTTACGAGTTGAAGGCGTCCTTCACCTTGTCGCCGGCCTGCTTGAGGTTGGCCTCGGTCTGCTCGCCGCGGCCCTCAGCCTCGAGACGCTCGTTGTCGGTCGCGTCGCCGAGTGCTTCCTTGGCCTTGCCGCCGAGCTCTTCGGCCTTGTGCTGGATCTTGTCGTTGTCACCCATGCGGACCCCCTTCGATCCCTTTCGTCGCACCCTCTCGGATGCGCCGTCGAGACCACGGTAGGCAGGGGAGCGGATGCGGCTCCAGCCCTTGCGACGCGAGAACCGCTCTGGTACACGCGGGAGCCACCATGCCCGCACGCGGAGTGCGTGCAGAACCGACGAGCGCGCGCGCCGATCCGCGCATACTCGTCGGATCCGCACGCGTTTGCGGAATCGTGTCGAGAACCGCGATCCGGCCTCGACATACTGGTGGGAGCGCACCCGCCTCCCGATCGTGACGAAGCAAGGAGCGACGCCGTGAAGTACCTCATCCTCATCAAGTCGAACCCCGAGTGGAGCGCCGAATGGGCGACGTTCACGCCCGAGCAGCAGGCCGAGGGCATGCAGCTCTACACGAAGCTGACCGAGGAGCTGCAGGAGGCGGGCGAGTACGTCGACGCCGAGCAGCTCGTCGGTCCCGAGGCGACGAGGACCGTGACCGTTGGCGACCACGGTCCGGTCGCGAGCGACGCGCCCCTCGCCGAGACGAAGGAGTTCCTCGGCGGCTACTACCTCGTCGACGTGGCGTCGTTCGAGCGTGCGGTCGAGATCGCGGGGCGCCTGCCCGAAGCCTCCTGGGGCGGCGTGCAGATCCACCCGATCCTCGCGTACGACGCCGCCGCGGACACGTCGGTGGCGTGACTCCGACGCGGCCGGGGGAGCGGCATCGCGGGCTCGACTCGATGCTCCACGAGGCCGCACCCTCGGCGCTCGCCGTGCTCGTGCGGCGCACGGGCGACTTCGACGCGAGCGAGGACGCCCTGCAGGAGGCGCTCGTCGCGGCATCCGTGCAGTGGGGGCGGGACGGCCCGCCCGAGCAGCCGAGTGCCTGGCTGGTGACTGTCGCACACCGCAGGTACGTCGAGGCGGTGCGACGGGATGCCGCGCGGCGGGCGCGCGAGGAACGGGACGCGCTGTTCGATCCTCAGGGTTC is a window encoding:
- a CDS encoding maltokinase N-terminal cap-like domain-containing protein produces the protein MDSAVAAIAEWMPAQRWYGGKGHAPRLRRIGEWELPSAESGVRVWSMLLMDDATEPPVLYQVPVVERAAAAPEASAHLIAALDDGTHLYDGPHDAAFTDVLLDLIVHERRAVAHGATAVGHYSGAPDAARPGPHVPASVLGGEQSNTSIIYRPDGAAPLICKVFRQLHHGDNPDVTLQTALAASGSPHVPPSVGDVVGEWDDVGRPDGRARGHLAFAQEFLPGVEDAWRVALLAAAGGRDFADDARALGVAVAEVHRSLGGAFPRERASAELIAAIDEAWQRRLTIGVAEVPALEPHRAAIAEYYARATQGAWPQLQRIHGDLHLGQVILSPERGWLLLDFEGEPMRPMAERRRPDLPVRDVAGMLRSFDYVAGATEIVHPERAAEARTWAASARQAFIDGYIAASGTDLSKYRDLLAAFELDKAVYEAIYETRNRPDWAPIPLRAITQLLAAGPLQASAP
- a CDS encoding ABC transporter ATP-binding protein — its product is MEEQQLAEEARVNSGDWNAIAPGKAQDFGRSFRRMIGLLAPWKWLFAFVSLLGAIGVVMTVIAPRVLGEATNLIFEGVISAQLPAGVSQEQVVEQLRATGQDDLANIVGAATLTPGEGIDFVALSRVVIIVLLLYVGASILSWIQGYVINVIMVRAMYGLREQVEAKIHRLPLSYFDRTQRGELISRVTNDIDNITQTMQQSLSSALTSILTVIGVLVMMFSISWQLSLVALVALPLMGVIFGIIGPKSQAAFGIQWKKVGRLNARVEESFSGHALVKVFGRERDSSEKFRAENEELYEAAFKAQFLAGIIMPGMMFIGNLTYVGIAVIGGLMVASGQLRLGDVQAFIQYSQQFTQPLSQLGGMAAVVQSGTASAERVFELLDADEQDPDAADAPEVVDGRGVIEFDHVSFSYTPDRPLIRDLSFRVEPGQTVAIVGPTGAGKTTLVNLIMRFYELDGGRILIDGQDIAELTRHDVRARTGMVLQDPWLFGGTIRDNIRYGRESATDDEIVDAAKATYVDRFVHSLPEGYDTVLDEDASNVSAGEKQLITIARAFVAQPSVLILDEATSSVDTRTELLLQHAMAALRQGRTSFVIAHRLSTIRDADLILVMEHGDIVEQGSHDELISAKGAYYRLYNSQFEQAAYDLDAEFGAEGDPAAVEGRSPREVVASEPAATDAPLA
- a CDS encoding YciI family protein; protein product: MKYLILIKSNPEWSAEWATFTPEQQAEGMQLYTKLTEELQEAGEYVDAEQLVGPEATRTVTVGDHGPVASDAPLAETKEFLGGYYLVDVASFERAVEIAGRLPEASWGGVQIHPILAYDAAADTSVA
- a CDS encoding ABC transporter ATP-binding protein gives rise to the protein MLGRLLIRYLKPYRWLLAGVLLFQVASVAATLALPQLNADIIDDGVAKGDTAYIWSTGMVMLTISLGQIVAAIIATYFAAKVAMRAGRDIRNDVFDKVSAFSEREVSRFGPGSLITRNTNDVQQVQMLAMTGATMLVSAPLMAIFGIVMALRQDVGLSWLIWVSVVTILVVAALVIGRMVPLFRNYQKRLDAVNRVLREQLTGIRVIRAFVREPIEQERFEVANRDIMDVGRRVGTLFITLFPLFMLVLNVTVVGVIWFGAAQVDEGTTEIGTLFAFMQYVGIILGGVLMAAFMTIMIPRAAVSAERISEVLSTESTLPRPEQGAGSFPEQGTVEFRDVSFQYPGAEHAVLDGISFRAERGETLAIVGSTGAGKTTLVSLIPRLFDATGGNVMVNGVDVREADLEALWKTIGLVPQRPFLFAGTVESNLRFGREEATDAELWHALEIAQGRDFVAEMEGGLGARISQGGTNVSGGQRQRLAIARAIVHQPDILVFDDSFSALDLTTDARLRQALWRELPDVTKVVVAQRVSTITDADRIVVLDDGRVVGLGRHEELVETCQTYREIVESQLGVEAQA
- a CDS encoding MFS transporter; protein product: MTIPAPISSTPAWRLWLVWGVGVAAYIVSITNRSSLSAVGVDAAVRFDADASTLSMFAVIQLAVYGGMQIPVGLLLDRFGARPIITIGMALMAIGQFTLAFAPDVAWAIAARMLLGAGDAAVFPSVLRVVAVWFPERQAPLLVQLTGLIGQSGQILAVLPLAALLHATSWSVAFGSLAGLGALFTILTFAVIRNRPPGRTADVSVDTTTGAIHAVRSSADLRQGFRESWAHPGTRLAFWSHFTTPFSGTAFVLLWGFPFLTVGEGLTTAMASLLFTVYVVFGILVGPVIGALSTRHPYRRSRLLVLPVIGIQVAAWLVVIAWPGPAPLWLLFVLAFAMSTGGPGSMIGFDHARTFNPSHRLSTATGITNVGGFLAALLAILLIGIAMDAQGAGTPATYTLDAFRIAFLTQVPLWLIGTLFIVVERKRTRVVMGLDEPRARRRAARPRHEAS
- a CDS encoding CsbD family protein → MGDNDKIQHKAEELGGKAKEALGDATDNERLEAEGRGEQTEANLKQAGDKVKDAFNS